A stretch of Oryza brachyantha chromosome 4, ObraRS2, whole genome shotgun sequence DNA encodes these proteins:
- the LOC121053217 gene encoding probable carboxylesterase Os04g0669600 isoform X1, with protein MRRIRSGPARTSRRNRRRPAAARSRPSTTHPPVGIGSSFALRWGRGTTAPAPPTARKGRTAQAAAAHAEGVISLDQPSVSCLVAQRDDYSPASSRPDRSLKRQHGGGGGRTRAVAAWLRPNGRRGPRPGGEVITAWFGIPEVPITAKTARDEKEVLKAVEGVHEMLDREVAGGTSPSNIFVCGLSQGGALAIASVLLYPKTLGGCVVFSGSLPLSKSLADRIPSEARKTPVLWFHGMADGLVLFEAGHAGCAFLQELGMTCEFKAYPTLGHTLVDEELQYFQQWIKDRLSQGTGVPLLSLSDNRDLH; from the exons ATGAGGCGAATTCGGAGCGGGCCGGCCCGCACGAGCCGACGAAACCGACGGCgacccgcggcggcgcgctctcGTCCATCCACGACCCACCCGCCGGTCGGCATCGGCAGCAGCTTTGCCCTGCGCTGGGGGAGAGGGACGACAGCTCCGGCGCCACCCACGGCACGGAAAGGACGGACGGCGCAGGCGGCAGCCGCCCACGCCGAAGGCGTGATCTCACTTGACCAGCCTTCCGTCTCGTGTCTCGTCGCCCAACGAGACGACTACTCCCCGGCCTCCTCTCGCCCTGATCGATCGCTGAAACGAcagcatggcggcggcggcgggaggacaCGTGCTGTGGCTGCATGGCTCCGGCCAAACGGGAGACGAGGGCCGCGCCCAG GTGGTGAGGTTATCACGGCTTGGTTTGGCATCCCGGAGGTTCCTATAACTGCT AAAACAGCCAGAGATGAAAAAGAAGTCCTGAAAGCGGTGGAGGGTGTTCACGAAATGTTAGACAGAGAAGTGGCTGGTGGAACGAGTCCTTCAAACATATTCGTTTGTGGATTAAGCCAAGGAG GTGCTCTAGCCATAGCAAGTGTTCTACTCTACCCAAAGACTTTAGGTGGCTGTGTTGTCTTCAGTGGTTCACTTCCTCTAAGCAAATCACTTGCTGACAGGATACCATCCGAAGCTAGAAAG ACACCAGTATTATGGTTTCATGGCATGGCTGACGGATTGGTACTGTTTGAAGCTGGACATGCTGGGTGTGCATTTCTACAAGAACTTGGCATGACTTGCGAATTCAAG GCTTATCCTACTCTTGGACACACGTTGGTGGATGAAGAGCTCCAATATTTTCAACAGTGGA
- the LOC121053217 gene encoding probable carboxylesterase Os04g0669600 isoform X2: MAAAAGGHVLWLHGSGQTGDEGRAQVSPYLSAAEFASVRFSFPTAPTASIPCYGGEVITAWFGIPEVPITAKTARDEKEVLKAVEGVHEMLDREVAGGTSPSNIFVCGLSQGGALAIASVLLYPKTLGGCVVFSGSLPLSKSLADRIPSEARKTPVLWFHGMADGLVLFEAGHAGCAFLQELGMTCEFKAYPTLGHTLVDEELQYFQQWIKDRLSQGTGVPLLSLSDNRDLH, translated from the exons atggcggcggcggcgggaggacaCGTGCTGTGGCTGCATGGCTCCGGCCAAACGGGAGACGAGGGCCGCGCCCAGGTCAGCCCCTACCTCTCCGCGGCGGAGTTCGCCTCCGTCCGCTTCTCCTTCCCCACCGCACCCACCGCCTCCATTCCCTGTTACG GTGGTGAGGTTATCACGGCTTGGTTTGGCATCCCGGAGGTTCCTATAACTGCT AAAACAGCCAGAGATGAAAAAGAAGTCCTGAAAGCGGTGGAGGGTGTTCACGAAATGTTAGACAGAGAAGTGGCTGGTGGAACGAGTCCTTCAAACATATTCGTTTGTGGATTAAGCCAAGGAG GTGCTCTAGCCATAGCAAGTGTTCTACTCTACCCAAAGACTTTAGGTGGCTGTGTTGTCTTCAGTGGTTCACTTCCTCTAAGCAAATCACTTGCTGACAGGATACCATCCGAAGCTAGAAAG ACACCAGTATTATGGTTTCATGGCATGGCTGACGGATTGGTACTGTTTGAAGCTGGACATGCTGGGTGTGCATTTCTACAAGAACTTGGCATGACTTGCGAATTCAAG GCTTATCCTACTCTTGGACACACGTTGGTGGATGAAGAGCTCCAATATTTTCAACAGTGGA